Proteins from a single region of Stutzerimonas stutzeri:
- a CDS encoding carboxymuconolactone decarboxylase family protein, giving the protein MRMNYQAAAPDVMTAMIGLETYLARQSRREDGVDKPLMELVKIRVSQINGCAYCLDMHTKDARALGETEQRIYALSAWRETPFFTDRERAALAWAEANTLLPQGVSQQLFEEVREQFSEAQLANLTLAVVTINAWNRFGVSFAPVPGSYQPD; this is encoded by the coding sequence GCATGAACTACCAGGCCGCCGCCCCCGATGTGATGACCGCCATGATCGGGCTGGAAACCTACCTGGCGCGGCAGAGTCGCCGCGAGGACGGCGTCGACAAACCGCTGATGGAGCTGGTCAAGATCCGCGTCTCGCAGATCAACGGGTGCGCCTACTGTCTCGACATGCACACCAAGGACGCCCGCGCCCTGGGCGAAACCGAGCAGCGCATCTATGCCCTGAGTGCCTGGCGCGAAACCCCGTTCTTCACCGACCGCGAACGCGCCGCGCTGGCCTGGGCCGAGGCCAACACCCTGTTGCCCCAGGGCGTGTCGCAGCAGCTGTTCGAGGAGGTACGCGAGCAGTTTTCCGAAGCTCAGCTCGCCAACCTGACGCTGGCCGTCGTCACCATCAACGCTTGGAACCGCTTCGGCGTCTCCTTCGCGCCGGTGCCGGGCAGTTACCAGCCGGACTGA